A region of the marine bacterium B5-7 genome:
CTTCTTTATCTATTGTTACAAAGTCTACCTCATAACCTTGTTTTGTATTGTAGTAATAAATTGCTTTTCCTTGGCGTCGTAGATCAAGATAAACCTGGTTCTCAAGGTATTTGTGGTATAGCTCTTTTTCACTTAATGAATAAGCATTAATAAGACCATTGTCCACAACGTAAATCTTTTGTAAATGCGTTTGTTGTATACGGACAGACTCCGTGTAAAGAGGCACTCTGAAAATTAGAAAAGCATCTTCAATGTATCCTATGTAGCTACTGATAGTTGCTCGACTGACCTTATAGCCTTGGCTTTTTATATCATTGAAAAATTTGTTCACTGAAAATGGTGCGGCTGCATTAGTGATTAATGTTTTGGTTAAGTACCTCAGTAGCACGGTATTAGAAATAGCGTAGCGTTCAATAATGTCTTTCAAAATAACAGTGTCGACATATCCTTGCAGTGTTTCACGCCAGTCGTGAGTCGACATATTCTGGACAGCTGGAAAACCACCTCTCTCAAAAAAATCTCTCATTTGTTTTTGAGCAATATCGTCTGCTTTCTGACTAAATGGTGCGTTTGGTGTTTGTAAGTGGTGCGCTAAGCGATATTCAGAAAAAGAGTAAGGCAAGACTTCTGCTGAAAGCGATCGCCCTCTAAGAGAGGTATTGATTTCTGTACTTAGTAACTTTGAAGAAGAGCCTGTAATCACTAACTCAATAGGTTTGCTTTTGAAGATACGTCGAACAACCTGATGCCAATTTTCAACAACTTGTACCTCATCCAAAAAAAGATAGCATTTCCTTTGATGATTTTCAGGGTAGATAGAATAAAAGGCGTCTATTAGCTCTCCCATTTTCTTTGTCGTCATGGGTAATAGTCGATCGTCTTCGAAATCAAGAAAAAGTATTCTTTCTTTTGCTATCCCTTGATCTAGCAGGTGATGGATTTGTTGGTAAAGTGTGTATGTCTTTCCAGAACGTCGCATGCCAATGGCGACTTTTATGATTTGATCGGACTGTGGAAATCTTATAGATCGGGGTATGCCTTTTCTGGCTTGTTCAATCTCATCAAATGCTTCATGTAGTAATGTACTGAGCAGTTTTTTCATTGTACAGTGCCTTTTTGATGTGTTTACCCCCATAAGAGCACTCGCGGTCTCTTGCAGAAGACAAGGGAGTAGCCAGTGATTTTTTGGGCGCTTTGCTTCGGATCCTTTACAAGAGAATAGCATGTCTTCCAGAGAAGACAAGTATTTCGCGATACTTGTCCTTTACAGAAGACAAGCCGTTCTGTCTTCAATGTTATGCGAAAAACAACATGAGCACCTTTTAACCGAAAAGAGCCGGAAGTATCTTTTCTTAATATTTCCTTAAGTTTTGTCAGATAGCTTGATCTAGAAATCATAAGAAATGAGGGAAAGTCATGGCATTACGAAACGTATTTGAGCAATATGAACAAAGTAAAACCTGGAAACAACGTTTTTTTGGAGAGCCCCGGTCCTTAAAACGCCTGAAAGCATGGTTCTCTCTTCATCAAGCTAAAGAGGATTTTCCATTTTCTGTCAGTATGGAATTAGCGCATGAGCTGATTCACCTAGAGGAATCCTACGGACAGGAGCCGCGAATAGCCGCACTGGTTGCCAGTATAAAGCAGGAATGGTATGAGGCACTGCCTTTAAATTATTTGGCTGGCCATCCAAACAGAGCTTTATTCTCACTGATGATGACGGAATCAGCTTCCGTTTATGATAGGGCTAGCTCAGATTCCGTATATCATTTCAACACAGCGCATGCGACCTTGCCACTGAATCATCAGGCGTACTTTTTAGAGATCGCTAGCCGCCGCTTTGTTTTAAATCGAGAACGTTTACAAAACATGCTGAAATATTATGAAGCGAGCAAGCCCTTTTGGCGTCGGTTTTGGTTTGATCCCCCGTTGATTAGATTATTAAAAAGATATGCTGATGTGACAAAAAGGAAAGACTTACAATCGGGGAATAGTGACAAGGATTTTTCAGTTGTAGTGAAGTTTTTATCAGGGTTTTCTCAGCTAAGTAAACCAACAAATAAACGATTAGCACAAATGTATCGGGTGGTTTGGGAGAGAGTTTTTCCCGAGAAAAGCAGACAATCTGCTTATCTAAAGCATAGGAAATCATTTAGGAAGGCGAATCAACTCA
Encoded here:
- a CDS encoding ATPase; the encoded protein is MKKLLSTLLHEAFDEIEQARKGIPRSIRFPQSDQIIKVAIGMRRSGKTYTLYQQIHHLLDQGIAKERILFLDFEDDRLLPMTTKKMGELIDAFYSIYPENHQRKCYLFLDEVQVVENWHQVVRRIFKSKPIELVITGSSSKLLSTEINTSLRGRSLSAEVLPYSFSEYRLAHHLQTPNAPFSQKADDIAQKQMRDFFERGGFPAVQNMSTHDWRETLQGYVDTVILKDIIERYAISNTVLLRYLTKTLITNAAAPFSVNKFFNDIKSQGYKVSRATISSYIGYIEDAFLIFRVPLYTESVRIQQTHLQKIYVVDNGLINAYSLSEKELYHKYLENQVYLDLRRQGKAIYYYNTKQGYEVDFVTIDKEGQREIIQVTWDMSEPETAHREQRALEYAETELNIKGRIITCSKYAEQGIA